Proteins encoded in a region of the Vicia villosa cultivar HV-30 ecotype Madison, WI linkage group LG5, Vvil1.0, whole genome shotgun sequence genome:
- the LOC131604747 gene encoding uncharacterized protein LOC131604747 codes for MSNDSKSLSESNVTENVLTTSEDIVKVNANIPVGSSRYLLRLNCSDSFNKRGTSSVSRSSSMSQQSCDASPVSDSATPEESSNPNRILKVVPLSTISSDEVKSTKSKTPHAKWPKEGIRNKGAKPSSSNTLEELTKEGTIYVDKAITRIVTRILKENHKVHGIFVPLQTIMPYPIQNTSKAEVAHTSGCDPAEEEINKDGQGIAENTNVTEDVNDIEDNEHTKVNTETGTNVVDLDESAQVKSLVKDSIKKKSTFAGPVKSRAVAKSTWVGPSKSWSKVVPKKRKEREIVESESDVEVDVPDIPSRKKPTTTKLAARSLRANSGRWAIEDCLQSSKAYEKLVKEFVVNLSEDCGNNRSVNFIKVFVRGRTDEAQPELEVTDNKVCQVITTKQVNNWPLKEKLTARTKAKFDYGTYIFDQTMKHAGSFSGTHVPDIVMTSAETSKSGAPTNKAEVIAMLKETCKKLEARKISLEKMISTLEMDENEEFTDAVKMEDEDEQEKEVELEEDVEEESTSPTDGSEKGSYADTSSGSDSGLVNAAGDLLF; via the exons ATGAGCAATGATTCTAAAAGTCTATCTGAAAGTAATGTCACCGAGAATGTTTTAACAACATCTGAAGACATTGTAAAGGTAAACG CAAACATACCTGTTGGTTCTTCTCGCTACTTATTAAGGTTGAACTGCTCGGATTCTTTTAACAAGCGTGGCACAAGTTCTGTCTCAAGGAGTTCTAGTATGTCTCAGCAATCGTGTGATGCATCTCCCGTATCTGACTCAGCAACAccggaagagtcctctaaccctaATAGGATTCTTAAGGTTGTACCTTTAAGCACAATTAGTAGTGACGAAGTAAAGTCCACAAAGTCTAAAACACCACATGCAAAATGGCCCAAGGAGGGTATTCGTAACAAGGGCGCCAAACCCTCTTCATCCAATACCTTAgaggaacttactaaagaaggaACCATATATGTCGATAAAGCAATTACCAGGATTGTTACACGCATTCTAAAGGAAAATCATAAAGTGCATGGGATATTTGTCCCTCTTCAAACCATAATGCCTTATCCCATCCAGAACACCAGTAAGGCTGAAGTTGCTCACACTTCTGGTTGTGATCCAGCTGAAGAGGAGATCAACAAGGATGGACAAGGAATTGCTGAGAATACCAATGTTACTGAGGATGTCAATGACATCGAAGATAATGAGCACACTAAGGTCAATACTGAAACAGGTACCAATGTGGTAGACTTAGATGA GAGTGCACAAGTGAAAAGCCTTGTCAAAGACTCTATCAAGAAGAAGAGTACTTTTGCTGGTCCTGTCAAAAGCAGAGCTGTGGCTAAGAGTACATGGGTTGGTCCATCAAAATCCTGGAGCAAGGTTGtcccaaagaaaagaaaggagcgGGAAATTgttgaatctgagtctgatgttgaAGTGGATGTTCCTGATATTCCATCAAGGAAGAAGCCTACAACCACCAAGCTTGCTGCAA GAAGTCTTAGAGCTAATTCAGGAAGATGGGCTATTGAAGACTGTTTGCAATCTTCCAAAGCTTATGAGAAGCTGGTCAAGGAATTTGTGGTGAACTTATCTGAAGATTGTGGAAACAACAGGAGTGTGAACTTCATAAAGGTGTTTGTGAGAG GAAGAACAGatgaagctcaacctgagcttgaagtgacAGACAACAAAGTTTGTCAAGTGATCACAACCAAGCAGGTAAACAACTGGCCTCTGAAAGAGAAACTAACTGCAA GAACAAAGGCAAAGTTTGACTATGGAACATATATTTTCGACCAAACTATGAAGCATGCTGGAAGCTTCAGT GGTACACATGTTCCAGACATTGTCATGACATCGGCTGAAACATCCAAGTCTGGAGCACCAACTAACAAAGCAGAAGTCATAGCAATGTTAAAAGAGACCTGCAAAAAGCTGGAAGCTAGGAAGATATCCCTTGAAAAGATGATAAGCACTCTGGAAATGGATGAGAATGAGGAATTTACAGATGCTGTAAAgatggaagatgaagatgaacaaGAGAAGGAAGTAGAACTTGaagaagatgtggaagaagagAGTACCAGTCCTACTGATGGCTCTGAGAAAGGAAGTTATGCAGACACCTCGAGTGGGTCTGACTCCGGGCTAGTAAATGCAGCTGGagatct gttgttttag